A portion of the Sabethes cyaneus chromosome 3, idSabCyanKW18_F2, whole genome shotgun sequence genome contains these proteins:
- the LOC128743606 gene encoding serine protease snake-like, producing the protein MKLWILSVVLTIIQNGLCQSTNNAINSHVIQIGITQSDGTVNFFCGGSYIGEKSVVFGAHCTNKHGRLPDVVQFGKTLQRTFNVPIENVTVHYRYKPQFDYHNMAVAQLKQNPQLVSREAIKPACILKWHPKSNTEVQLIGTINEQFEQTNLLAVGSDKCHEYYNPNRKLRFGVLLCCFCAKNSYTDRCTDQHSSPLQIIQRRSGKNIPYLVGHKSVGKSCGTGVPAIYTRYGSYYEWLETVTGIKYNKNACTSRY; encoded by the exons ATGAAGCTGTGGATACTTTCAGTAGTGTTAACAATCATTCAAAATG GACTATGTCAATCAACCAACAACGCAATCAATTCTCATGTG ATTCAAATTGGTATAACGCAATCGGATGGAACAGTGAACTTTTTCTGCGGCGGTTCCTATATCGGAGAAAAATCAGTGGTTTTtggtgcacattgtacaaacaAGCATGG GCGCCTACCAGATGTGGTTcagttcggaaagacacttcagCGCACTTTCAACGTTCCCATCGAAAACGTTACCGTCCATTATCGGTACAAGCCGCAATTCGATTACCACAATATGGCCGTTGCTCAACTGAAACAGAACCCACAACTCGTATCTCGAGAAGCCATCAAGCCGGCTTGTATCTTAAAGTGGCACCCCAAGTCCAACACCGAAGTACAACTGATTGGAACCATTAACGAACAGTTCGAGCAAACAAACCTACTGGCAGTCGGTTCCGACAAATGCCACGAGTACTACAATCCTAATCGAAAGCTGCGGTTTGGGGTACTGCTGTGCTGTTTTTGTGCCAAAAATTCCTACACAGATCGTTGCACG GATCAGCATAGTTCACCGCTACAGATAATTCAAAGGCGCTCCGGGAAGAATATCCCCTATCTCGTTGGACACAAATCGGTGGGAAAATCCTGCGGTACAGGAGTTCCGGCAATTTACACGCGCTACGGATCGTACTATGAGTGGCTGGAGACAGTAACCGGAAttaaatacaacaaaaatg CGTGCACATCACGGTACTAA